From Thunnus maccoyii chromosome 21, fThuMac1.1, whole genome shotgun sequence, the proteins below share one genomic window:
- the LOC121888619 gene encoding U2 snRNP-associated SURP motif-containing protein isoform X3: protein MADRTPGGSQKASAKALLESKLKSFSIGKMAVAKRTLSKKEQDEIKKKEDERAAAEIYEEFLAAFEGGGEGKVKAFVRGGIANATKEEAAADEKRGKLYKPKSRFESQTKSFLPLETPPQFLALDKRHPLKKGNEKEKKKSNLELFKEELKQIQEERDERHKMKGRVSRFEPLSGMDGRRSFLDDCAPGSHDVGDPSTTNLYLGNINPQMNEEMLCQEFGRYGPLASVKIMWPRTDEERARERNCGFVAFMNRRDAERALKNLNGKMIMNFEMKLGWGKGVPIPPHPIYIPPSMMEHTLPPPPSGLPFNGQPRERLKNPNAPLLPPPKNKEEFDKTLSQAIVKVVIPTERNLLSLIHRMIEFVVREGPMFEAMIMNREINNPMYRFLFENQSPAHVYYRWKLYSILQGEAPGKWRTEDFRMFKNGSLWRPPPLNPYLHGPYDDGEEEEEEEESSKKGCLKEEERDKLEEMLRGLTPRRGDIAEAMLFCLSHAEAAEEIVECVTESLSILKTPLPKKIARLYLVSDVLYNSSAKVANASYYRKYFETKLCQIFSDLNATYKTIQGHLQCENFKQRVMSCFRAWEEWAVYPDPFLIKLQNIFLGLVNLSVEKEPVTVPVEPEPTEDIDGAPIVEYVDGTPLEDVDGVPIDAGPIDGAPIDGAPLDDLDGVPIKPMEEDIDGIPFDQSKEATFKVAPSKWEAVDESELEAQAVTTSKWEIFEQPGETKKDEEDSDDDDKSPRSEDTPSYSNPIRDDPDIKTKMSEMNEEKRTKLREIEVKVMKFQDELESGKRPKKPGQSIQEQVEHYRDKLLQKEKEKEKLEREKEREKKDKEKAEARIKDLKKEKEKEDTPTRKERYLSPPVDRKRRHSGSPSPTRSSSRRGRSSSPRSERSERSERSDRSYSKDTSSRSSHKDSPRSSNKKSSKRSPSSPRTPKRSRRSRSRTPKKSAKKSRSKSRSPHRSHKKSKKSKH from the exons ATGGCGGACCGTACGCCTGGTGGCTCTCAGAAAGCTAGCGCTAAG GCGCTGCTTGAGAGCAAACTCAAGTCCTTCAGTATTGGAAAAATGGCAGTGGCAAAGAGGACCCTAAGCAAGAAGGAACAAgatgaaattaagaaaaaa gaggATGAGCGGGCAGCAGCAGAGATTTATGAGGAGTTTCTTGCTGCATttgaaggaggaggggaaggcAAAGTTAAGGCTTTTGTCCGTGGTGGTATTGCAAATGCAACAAAGG AGGAAGCAGCAGCTgatgagaagagaggaaagcTGTATAAGCCCAAATCACGTTTTGAGAGCCAAACGAAAAGCTTCTTGCCTTTGGAAACACCACCTCAGTTTTTAGCATTAGACAAAAGACAT CCTTTGAAGAAAGGtaatgaaaaggaaaagaagaagagtaaTTTGGAGCTCTTCAAAGAAGAACTTAAACA AATACAGGAGGAAAGGGATGAACGACACAAGATGAAAGGACGTGTTAGTCGTTTTGAACCTCTTTCGGGAATGGACGGAAGGCGCTCAT TTTTGGATGATTGTGCACCAGGTTCCCATGATGTTGGAGACCCATCCACTACAAACTTGTATCTCGGAAACATCAATCCACAG ATGAATGAGGAGATGCTGTGTCAAGAGTTTGGCCGCTATGGCCCGCTGGCCAGTGTGAAGATCATGTGGCCGAGGACAGACGAGGAGAGGGCTCGGGAGAGGAACTGTGGCTTTGTGGCTTtcatgaacaggagggatgcTGAGCGAGCACTCAAAAACTTAAATG GAAAGATGATAATGAACTTTGAGATGAAATTAGGATGGGGCAAAGGTGTGCCCATTCCACCCCACCCCATCTACATCCCTCCTTCCATGATGGAGCACACACTCCCACCGCCTCCCTCCGGCCTTCCTTTCAACGGACAGCCCCGGGAGAGGCTAAAGAACCCCAATGCTCCCCTGCTTCCTCCACCTAAAAACAAGGAGGAGTTTGATAAG ACTCTGTCGCAAGCCATAGTCAAAGTGGTTATCCCAACAGAAAg GAATTTGCTCTCTCTCATCCACCGAATGATCGAGTTTGTGGTGCGTGAAGGCCCAATGTTTGAAGCCATGATCATGAACAGAGAAATCAATAATCCCATGTACAG gTTTCTGTTTGAGAACCAGAGCCCAGCACATGTTTACTACCGGTGGAAGCTGTACTCAATACTACAG GGTGAAGCACCGGGCAAATGGCGAACAGAGGACTTTAGAATGTTTAAGAATGGCTCTTTGTGGCGTCCGCCTCCTCTTAATCCATACCTCCACGGTCCTTATGATGAcggtgaagaagaggaggaagaggaggagtctAGCAAGAAAGGCTGCTTGAAAGAAGA AGAGCGGGACAAACTAGAGGAGATGCTGCGTGGATTGACTCCAAGGAGGGGAGACATAGCAGAAGCCATGTTGTTTTGTCTCAGTCACGCAGAAGCTGCTGAGGAGATTGTGGAGTGCGTCACAGAGTCCCTTTCTATCCTCAAGACCCCTCTTCCGAAAAAG ATTGCACGGTTATATCTCGTTTCTGATGTGCTGTATAACTCTTCTGCCAAAGTAGCCAACGCCTCTTATTACAGAAAATA TTTTGAGACAAAGCTCTGCCAGATTTTCTCAGACCTCAATGCGACATACAAAACGATACAAGGCCACCTTCAGTGTGAAAACTTTAAG CAACgtgtgatgtcatgtttccGTGCATGGGAGGAGTGGGCCGTGTATCCAGACCCCTTCCTTATCAAGCTGCAGAACATCTTCCTGGGTCTAGTTAATCTTTCCGTTGAAAAGGAGCCTGTTACCGTCCCAGTGGAG CCTGAGCCAACAGAGGACATTGATGGGGCTCCAATAGTGGAGTATGTAGATGGAACTCCACTGGAGGACGTGGATGGGGTACCGATTGATGCAGGACCTATTGACGGGGCCCCAATCGACGGAGCCCCTCTGGATGACCTAGATGGTGTTCCTATCAAGCCAATGGAGGAGGACATAGATGGGATACCTT TTGATCAATCCAAGGAGGCAACCTTCAAGGTAGCACCCTCAAAATGGGAAGCAGTGGACGAGTCAGAGTTAGAGGCTCAAG CTGTGACAACTTCAAAATGGGAGATATTTGAGCAGCCAGGAGAAACTAAAAA GGATGAGGAGGACAGCGATGATGATGACAAGAGCCCCCGCTCAGAAGATACTCCGAGTTATTCTAACCCCATCAGAGATGACCCAGATATTAAGACCAAGATGTCTGAAATGAATGAGGAGAAACGCACCAAGCTGAGAGAGATAGAG GTTAAAGTCATGAAGTTCCAGGATGAGCTGGAATCAGGGAAAAGGCCCAAGAAGCCTGGCCAGAGCATTCAGGAGCAGGTGGAGCACTACAGGGACAAACTACTACAAAAG gaaaaagaaaaggagaaacttgaacgggagaaagagagggagaagaaagacaAGGAGAAAGCCGAAGCACGGATCAAAGACttgaagaaggaaaaagagaaggaggacaCACCAACCAGAAAAGAGAG ATATTTGTCCCCTCCGGTTGATAGGAAGCGGCGTCACAGTGGATCACCCAGCCCAACGCGGAGCAGCAGCAGACGAGGACGGTCGTCTTCACCCCGTTCAGAGCGGTCAGAAAGATCAGAGCGCTCCGACCGCTCATACTCAAAAGACACATCCTCCCGCTCCTCTCATAAAGACTCCCCTCGGTCCAGCAACAAAAAGTCCTCCAAGAG ATCTCCCTCATCACCTCGCACACCCAAACGATCCAGGAGATCACGCTCCAGGACGCCCAAGAAATCAGCTAAGAAGTCCCGCTCCAAATCAAGGTCCCCTCACCGGTCTCACAAAAAATCAAAGAAGAGCAAACACTGA
- the LOC121888619 gene encoding U2 snRNP-associated SURP motif-containing protein isoform X2: MADRTPGGSQKASAKALLESKLKSFSIGKMAVAKRTLSKKEQDEIKKKEDERAAAEIYEEFLAAFEGGGEGKVKAFVRGGIANATKEEAAADEKRGKLYKPKSRFESQTKSFLPLETPPQFLALDKRHPLKKGNEKEKKKSNLELFKEELKQIQEERDERHKMKGRVSRFEPLSGMDGRRSSDGSSRRNRPSSVLDDCAPGSHDVGDPSTTNLYLGNINPQMNEEMLCQEFGRYGPLASVKIMWPRTDEERARERNCGFVAFMNRRDAERALKNLNGKMIMNFEMKLGWGKGVPIPPHPIYIPPSMMEHTLPPPPSGLPFNGQPRERLKNPNAPLLPPPKNKEEFDKTLSQAIVKVVIPTERNLLSLIHRMIEFVVREGPMFEAMIMNREINNPMYRFLFENQSPAHVYYRWKLYSILQGEAPGKWRTEDFRMFKNGSLWRPPPLNPYLHGPYDDGEEEEEEEESSKKGCLKEEERDKLEEMLRGLTPRRGDIAEAMLFCLSHAEAAEEIVECVTESLSILKTPLPKKIARLYLVSDVLYNSSAKVANASYYRKYFETKLCQIFSDLNATYKTIQGHLQCENFKQRVMSCFRAWEEWAVYPDPFLIKLQNIFLGLVNLSVEKEPVTVPVEPEPTEDIDGAPIVEYVDGTPLEDVDGVPIDAGPIDGAPIDGAPLDDLDGVPIKPMEEDIDGIPFDQSKEATFKVAPSKWEAVDESELEAQAVTTSKWEIFEQPGETKKDEEDSDDDDKSPRSEDTPSYSNPIRDDPDIKTKMSEMNEEKRTKLREIEVKVMKFQDELESGKRPKKPGQSIQEQVEHYRDKLLQKEKEKEKLEREKEREKKDKEKAEARIKDLKKEKEKEDTPTRKERKRRHSGSPSPTRSSSRRGRSSSPRSERSERSERSDRSYSKDTSSRSSHKDSPRSSNKKSSKRSPSSPRTPKRSRRSRSRTPKKSAKKSRSKSRSPHRSHKKSKKSKH; the protein is encoded by the exons ATGGCGGACCGTACGCCTGGTGGCTCTCAGAAAGCTAGCGCTAAG GCGCTGCTTGAGAGCAAACTCAAGTCCTTCAGTATTGGAAAAATGGCAGTGGCAAAGAGGACCCTAAGCAAGAAGGAACAAgatgaaattaagaaaaaa gaggATGAGCGGGCAGCAGCAGAGATTTATGAGGAGTTTCTTGCTGCATttgaaggaggaggggaaggcAAAGTTAAGGCTTTTGTCCGTGGTGGTATTGCAAATGCAACAAAGG AGGAAGCAGCAGCTgatgagaagagaggaaagcTGTATAAGCCCAAATCACGTTTTGAGAGCCAAACGAAAAGCTTCTTGCCTTTGGAAACACCACCTCAGTTTTTAGCATTAGACAAAAGACAT CCTTTGAAGAAAGGtaatgaaaaggaaaagaagaagagtaaTTTGGAGCTCTTCAAAGAAGAACTTAAACA AATACAGGAGGAAAGGGATGAACGACACAAGATGAAAGGACGTGTTAGTCGTTTTGAACCTCTTTCGGGAATGGACGGAAGGCGCTCAT CGGATGGTTCTTCAAGGAGAAACCGTCCGTCCAGTG TTTTGGATGATTGTGCACCAGGTTCCCATGATGTTGGAGACCCATCCACTACAAACTTGTATCTCGGAAACATCAATCCACAG ATGAATGAGGAGATGCTGTGTCAAGAGTTTGGCCGCTATGGCCCGCTGGCCAGTGTGAAGATCATGTGGCCGAGGACAGACGAGGAGAGGGCTCGGGAGAGGAACTGTGGCTTTGTGGCTTtcatgaacaggagggatgcTGAGCGAGCACTCAAAAACTTAAATG GAAAGATGATAATGAACTTTGAGATGAAATTAGGATGGGGCAAAGGTGTGCCCATTCCACCCCACCCCATCTACATCCCTCCTTCCATGATGGAGCACACACTCCCACCGCCTCCCTCCGGCCTTCCTTTCAACGGACAGCCCCGGGAGAGGCTAAAGAACCCCAATGCTCCCCTGCTTCCTCCACCTAAAAACAAGGAGGAGTTTGATAAG ACTCTGTCGCAAGCCATAGTCAAAGTGGTTATCCCAACAGAAAg GAATTTGCTCTCTCTCATCCACCGAATGATCGAGTTTGTGGTGCGTGAAGGCCCAATGTTTGAAGCCATGATCATGAACAGAGAAATCAATAATCCCATGTACAG gTTTCTGTTTGAGAACCAGAGCCCAGCACATGTTTACTACCGGTGGAAGCTGTACTCAATACTACAG GGTGAAGCACCGGGCAAATGGCGAACAGAGGACTTTAGAATGTTTAAGAATGGCTCTTTGTGGCGTCCGCCTCCTCTTAATCCATACCTCCACGGTCCTTATGATGAcggtgaagaagaggaggaagaggaggagtctAGCAAGAAAGGCTGCTTGAAAGAAGA AGAGCGGGACAAACTAGAGGAGATGCTGCGTGGATTGACTCCAAGGAGGGGAGACATAGCAGAAGCCATGTTGTTTTGTCTCAGTCACGCAGAAGCTGCTGAGGAGATTGTGGAGTGCGTCACAGAGTCCCTTTCTATCCTCAAGACCCCTCTTCCGAAAAAG ATTGCACGGTTATATCTCGTTTCTGATGTGCTGTATAACTCTTCTGCCAAAGTAGCCAACGCCTCTTATTACAGAAAATA TTTTGAGACAAAGCTCTGCCAGATTTTCTCAGACCTCAATGCGACATACAAAACGATACAAGGCCACCTTCAGTGTGAAAACTTTAAG CAACgtgtgatgtcatgtttccGTGCATGGGAGGAGTGGGCCGTGTATCCAGACCCCTTCCTTATCAAGCTGCAGAACATCTTCCTGGGTCTAGTTAATCTTTCCGTTGAAAAGGAGCCTGTTACCGTCCCAGTGGAG CCTGAGCCAACAGAGGACATTGATGGGGCTCCAATAGTGGAGTATGTAGATGGAACTCCACTGGAGGACGTGGATGGGGTACCGATTGATGCAGGACCTATTGACGGGGCCCCAATCGACGGAGCCCCTCTGGATGACCTAGATGGTGTTCCTATCAAGCCAATGGAGGAGGACATAGATGGGATACCTT TTGATCAATCCAAGGAGGCAACCTTCAAGGTAGCACCCTCAAAATGGGAAGCAGTGGACGAGTCAGAGTTAGAGGCTCAAG CTGTGACAACTTCAAAATGGGAGATATTTGAGCAGCCAGGAGAAACTAAAAA GGATGAGGAGGACAGCGATGATGATGACAAGAGCCCCCGCTCAGAAGATACTCCGAGTTATTCTAACCCCATCAGAGATGACCCAGATATTAAGACCAAGATGTCTGAAATGAATGAGGAGAAACGCACCAAGCTGAGAGAGATAGAG GTTAAAGTCATGAAGTTCCAGGATGAGCTGGAATCAGGGAAAAGGCCCAAGAAGCCTGGCCAGAGCATTCAGGAGCAGGTGGAGCACTACAGGGACAAACTACTACAAAAG gaaaaagaaaaggagaaacttgaacgggagaaagagagggagaagaaagacaAGGAGAAAGCCGAAGCACGGATCAAAGACttgaagaaggaaaaagagaaggaggacaCACCAACCAGAAAAGAGAG GAAGCGGCGTCACAGTGGATCACCCAGCCCAACGCGGAGCAGCAGCAGACGAGGACGGTCGTCTTCACCCCGTTCAGAGCGGTCAGAAAGATCAGAGCGCTCCGACCGCTCATACTCAAAAGACACATCCTCCCGCTCCTCTCATAAAGACTCCCCTCGGTCCAGCAACAAAAAGTCCTCCAAGAG ATCTCCCTCATCACCTCGCACACCCAAACGATCCAGGAGATCACGCTCCAGGACGCCCAAGAAATCAGCTAAGAAGTCCCGCTCCAAATCAAGGTCCCCTCACCGGTCTCACAAAAAATCAAAGAAGAGCAAACACTGA
- the LOC121888619 gene encoding U2 snRNP-associated SURP motif-containing protein isoform X1, which yields MADRTPGGSQKASAKALLESKLKSFSIGKMAVAKRTLSKKEQDEIKKKEDERAAAEIYEEFLAAFEGGGEGKVKAFVRGGIANATKEEAAADEKRGKLYKPKSRFESQTKSFLPLETPPQFLALDKRHPLKKGNEKEKKKSNLELFKEELKQIQEERDERHKMKGRVSRFEPLSGMDGRRSSDGSSRRNRPSSVLDDCAPGSHDVGDPSTTNLYLGNINPQMNEEMLCQEFGRYGPLASVKIMWPRTDEERARERNCGFVAFMNRRDAERALKNLNGKMIMNFEMKLGWGKGVPIPPHPIYIPPSMMEHTLPPPPSGLPFNGQPRERLKNPNAPLLPPPKNKEEFDKTLSQAIVKVVIPTERNLLSLIHRMIEFVVREGPMFEAMIMNREINNPMYRFLFENQSPAHVYYRWKLYSILQGEAPGKWRTEDFRMFKNGSLWRPPPLNPYLHGPYDDGEEEEEEEESSKKGCLKEEERDKLEEMLRGLTPRRGDIAEAMLFCLSHAEAAEEIVECVTESLSILKTPLPKKIARLYLVSDVLYNSSAKVANASYYRKYFETKLCQIFSDLNATYKTIQGHLQCENFKQRVMSCFRAWEEWAVYPDPFLIKLQNIFLGLVNLSVEKEPVTVPVEPEPTEDIDGAPIVEYVDGTPLEDVDGVPIDAGPIDGAPIDGAPLDDLDGVPIKPMEEDIDGIPFDQSKEATFKVAPSKWEAVDESELEAQAVTTSKWEIFEQPGETKKDEEDSDDDDKSPRSEDTPSYSNPIRDDPDIKTKMSEMNEEKRTKLREIEVKVMKFQDELESGKRPKKPGQSIQEQVEHYRDKLLQKEKEKEKLEREKEREKKDKEKAEARIKDLKKEKEKEDTPTRKERYLSPPVDRKRRHSGSPSPTRSSSRRGRSSSPRSERSERSERSDRSYSKDTSSRSSHKDSPRSSNKKSSKRSPSSPRTPKRSRRSRSRTPKKSAKKSRSKSRSPHRSHKKSKKSKH from the exons ATGGCGGACCGTACGCCTGGTGGCTCTCAGAAAGCTAGCGCTAAG GCGCTGCTTGAGAGCAAACTCAAGTCCTTCAGTATTGGAAAAATGGCAGTGGCAAAGAGGACCCTAAGCAAGAAGGAACAAgatgaaattaagaaaaaa gaggATGAGCGGGCAGCAGCAGAGATTTATGAGGAGTTTCTTGCTGCATttgaaggaggaggggaaggcAAAGTTAAGGCTTTTGTCCGTGGTGGTATTGCAAATGCAACAAAGG AGGAAGCAGCAGCTgatgagaagagaggaaagcTGTATAAGCCCAAATCACGTTTTGAGAGCCAAACGAAAAGCTTCTTGCCTTTGGAAACACCACCTCAGTTTTTAGCATTAGACAAAAGACAT CCTTTGAAGAAAGGtaatgaaaaggaaaagaagaagagtaaTTTGGAGCTCTTCAAAGAAGAACTTAAACA AATACAGGAGGAAAGGGATGAACGACACAAGATGAAAGGACGTGTTAGTCGTTTTGAACCTCTTTCGGGAATGGACGGAAGGCGCTCAT CGGATGGTTCTTCAAGGAGAAACCGTCCGTCCAGTG TTTTGGATGATTGTGCACCAGGTTCCCATGATGTTGGAGACCCATCCACTACAAACTTGTATCTCGGAAACATCAATCCACAG ATGAATGAGGAGATGCTGTGTCAAGAGTTTGGCCGCTATGGCCCGCTGGCCAGTGTGAAGATCATGTGGCCGAGGACAGACGAGGAGAGGGCTCGGGAGAGGAACTGTGGCTTTGTGGCTTtcatgaacaggagggatgcTGAGCGAGCACTCAAAAACTTAAATG GAAAGATGATAATGAACTTTGAGATGAAATTAGGATGGGGCAAAGGTGTGCCCATTCCACCCCACCCCATCTACATCCCTCCTTCCATGATGGAGCACACACTCCCACCGCCTCCCTCCGGCCTTCCTTTCAACGGACAGCCCCGGGAGAGGCTAAAGAACCCCAATGCTCCCCTGCTTCCTCCACCTAAAAACAAGGAGGAGTTTGATAAG ACTCTGTCGCAAGCCATAGTCAAAGTGGTTATCCCAACAGAAAg GAATTTGCTCTCTCTCATCCACCGAATGATCGAGTTTGTGGTGCGTGAAGGCCCAATGTTTGAAGCCATGATCATGAACAGAGAAATCAATAATCCCATGTACAG gTTTCTGTTTGAGAACCAGAGCCCAGCACATGTTTACTACCGGTGGAAGCTGTACTCAATACTACAG GGTGAAGCACCGGGCAAATGGCGAACAGAGGACTTTAGAATGTTTAAGAATGGCTCTTTGTGGCGTCCGCCTCCTCTTAATCCATACCTCCACGGTCCTTATGATGAcggtgaagaagaggaggaagaggaggagtctAGCAAGAAAGGCTGCTTGAAAGAAGA AGAGCGGGACAAACTAGAGGAGATGCTGCGTGGATTGACTCCAAGGAGGGGAGACATAGCAGAAGCCATGTTGTTTTGTCTCAGTCACGCAGAAGCTGCTGAGGAGATTGTGGAGTGCGTCACAGAGTCCCTTTCTATCCTCAAGACCCCTCTTCCGAAAAAG ATTGCACGGTTATATCTCGTTTCTGATGTGCTGTATAACTCTTCTGCCAAAGTAGCCAACGCCTCTTATTACAGAAAATA TTTTGAGACAAAGCTCTGCCAGATTTTCTCAGACCTCAATGCGACATACAAAACGATACAAGGCCACCTTCAGTGTGAAAACTTTAAG CAACgtgtgatgtcatgtttccGTGCATGGGAGGAGTGGGCCGTGTATCCAGACCCCTTCCTTATCAAGCTGCAGAACATCTTCCTGGGTCTAGTTAATCTTTCCGTTGAAAAGGAGCCTGTTACCGTCCCAGTGGAG CCTGAGCCAACAGAGGACATTGATGGGGCTCCAATAGTGGAGTATGTAGATGGAACTCCACTGGAGGACGTGGATGGGGTACCGATTGATGCAGGACCTATTGACGGGGCCCCAATCGACGGAGCCCCTCTGGATGACCTAGATGGTGTTCCTATCAAGCCAATGGAGGAGGACATAGATGGGATACCTT TTGATCAATCCAAGGAGGCAACCTTCAAGGTAGCACCCTCAAAATGGGAAGCAGTGGACGAGTCAGAGTTAGAGGCTCAAG CTGTGACAACTTCAAAATGGGAGATATTTGAGCAGCCAGGAGAAACTAAAAA GGATGAGGAGGACAGCGATGATGATGACAAGAGCCCCCGCTCAGAAGATACTCCGAGTTATTCTAACCCCATCAGAGATGACCCAGATATTAAGACCAAGATGTCTGAAATGAATGAGGAGAAACGCACCAAGCTGAGAGAGATAGAG GTTAAAGTCATGAAGTTCCAGGATGAGCTGGAATCAGGGAAAAGGCCCAAGAAGCCTGGCCAGAGCATTCAGGAGCAGGTGGAGCACTACAGGGACAAACTACTACAAAAG gaaaaagaaaaggagaaacttgaacgggagaaagagagggagaagaaagacaAGGAGAAAGCCGAAGCACGGATCAAAGACttgaagaaggaaaaagagaaggaggacaCACCAACCAGAAAAGAGAG ATATTTGTCCCCTCCGGTTGATAGGAAGCGGCGTCACAGTGGATCACCCAGCCCAACGCGGAGCAGCAGCAGACGAGGACGGTCGTCTTCACCCCGTTCAGAGCGGTCAGAAAGATCAGAGCGCTCCGACCGCTCATACTCAAAAGACACATCCTCCCGCTCCTCTCATAAAGACTCCCCTCGGTCCAGCAACAAAAAGTCCTCCAAGAG ATCTCCCTCATCACCTCGCACACCCAAACGATCCAGGAGATCACGCTCCAGGACGCCCAAGAAATCAGCTAAGAAGTCCCGCTCCAAATCAAGGTCCCCTCACCGGTCTCACAAAAAATCAAAGAAGAGCAAACACTGA
- the LOC121888619 gene encoding U2 snRNP-associated SURP motif-containing protein isoform X4, whose protein sequence is MLPCFLHLKTRRSLIRNLLSLIHRMIEFVVREGPMFEAMIMNREINNPMYRFLFENQSPAHVYYRWKLYSILQGEAPGKWRTEDFRMFKNGSLWRPPPLNPYLHGPYDDGEEEEEEEESSKKGCLKEEERDKLEEMLRGLTPRRGDIAEAMLFCLSHAEAAEEIVECVTESLSILKTPLPKKIARLYLVSDVLYNSSAKVANASYYRKYFETKLCQIFSDLNATYKTIQGHLQCENFKQRVMSCFRAWEEWAVYPDPFLIKLQNIFLGLVNLSVEKEPVTVPVEPEPTEDIDGAPIVEYVDGTPLEDVDGVPIDAGPIDGAPIDGAPLDDLDGVPIKPMEEDIDGIPFDQSKEATFKVAPSKWEAVDESELEAQAVTTSKWEIFEQPGETKKDEEDSDDDDKSPRSEDTPSYSNPIRDDPDIKTKMSEMNEEKRTKLREIEVKVMKFQDELESGKRPKKPGQSIQEQVEHYRDKLLQKEKEKEKLEREKEREKKDKEKAEARIKDLKKEKEKEDTPTRKERKRRHSGSPSPTRSSSRRGRSSSPRSERSERSERSDRSYSKDTSSRSSHKDSPRSSNKKSSKRSPSSPRTPKRSRRSRSRTPKKSAKKSRSKSRSPHRSHKKSKKSKH, encoded by the exons ATGCTCCCCTGCTTCCTCCACCTAAAAACAAGGAGGAGTTTGATAAG GAATTTGCTCTCTCTCATCCACCGAATGATCGAGTTTGTGGTGCGTGAAGGCCCAATGTTTGAAGCCATGATCATGAACAGAGAAATCAATAATCCCATGTACAG gTTTCTGTTTGAGAACCAGAGCCCAGCACATGTTTACTACCGGTGGAAGCTGTACTCAATACTACAG GGTGAAGCACCGGGCAAATGGCGAACAGAGGACTTTAGAATGTTTAAGAATGGCTCTTTGTGGCGTCCGCCTCCTCTTAATCCATACCTCCACGGTCCTTATGATGAcggtgaagaagaggaggaagaggaggagtctAGCAAGAAAGGCTGCTTGAAAGAAGA AGAGCGGGACAAACTAGAGGAGATGCTGCGTGGATTGACTCCAAGGAGGGGAGACATAGCAGAAGCCATGTTGTTTTGTCTCAGTCACGCAGAAGCTGCTGAGGAGATTGTGGAGTGCGTCACAGAGTCCCTTTCTATCCTCAAGACCCCTCTTCCGAAAAAG ATTGCACGGTTATATCTCGTTTCTGATGTGCTGTATAACTCTTCTGCCAAAGTAGCCAACGCCTCTTATTACAGAAAATA TTTTGAGACAAAGCTCTGCCAGATTTTCTCAGACCTCAATGCGACATACAAAACGATACAAGGCCACCTTCAGTGTGAAAACTTTAAG CAACgtgtgatgtcatgtttccGTGCATGGGAGGAGTGGGCCGTGTATCCAGACCCCTTCCTTATCAAGCTGCAGAACATCTTCCTGGGTCTAGTTAATCTTTCCGTTGAAAAGGAGCCTGTTACCGTCCCAGTGGAG CCTGAGCCAACAGAGGACATTGATGGGGCTCCAATAGTGGAGTATGTAGATGGAACTCCACTGGAGGACGTGGATGGGGTACCGATTGATGCAGGACCTATTGACGGGGCCCCAATCGACGGAGCCCCTCTGGATGACCTAGATGGTGTTCCTATCAAGCCAATGGAGGAGGACATAGATGGGATACCTT TTGATCAATCCAAGGAGGCAACCTTCAAGGTAGCACCCTCAAAATGGGAAGCAGTGGACGAGTCAGAGTTAGAGGCTCAAG CTGTGACAACTTCAAAATGGGAGATATTTGAGCAGCCAGGAGAAACTAAAAA GGATGAGGAGGACAGCGATGATGATGACAAGAGCCCCCGCTCAGAAGATACTCCGAGTTATTCTAACCCCATCAGAGATGACCCAGATATTAAGACCAAGATGTCTGAAATGAATGAGGAGAAACGCACCAAGCTGAGAGAGATAGAG GTTAAAGTCATGAAGTTCCAGGATGAGCTGGAATCAGGGAAAAGGCCCAAGAAGCCTGGCCAGAGCATTCAGGAGCAGGTGGAGCACTACAGGGACAAACTACTACAAAAG gaaaaagaaaaggagaaacttgaacgggagaaagagagggagaagaaagacaAGGAGAAAGCCGAAGCACGGATCAAAGACttgaagaaggaaaaagagaaggaggacaCACCAACCAGAAAAGAGAG GAAGCGGCGTCACAGTGGATCACCCAGCCCAACGCGGAGCAGCAGCAGACGAGGACGGTCGTCTTCACCCCGTTCAGAGCGGTCAGAAAGATCAGAGCGCTCCGACCGCTCATACTCAAAAGACACATCCTCCCGCTCCTCTCATAAAGACTCCCCTCGGTCCAGCAACAAAAAGTCCTCCAAGAG ATCTCCCTCATCACCTCGCACACCCAAACGATCCAGGAGATCACGCTCCAGGACGCCCAAGAAATCAGCTAAGAAGTCCCGCTCCAAATCAAGGTCCCCTCACCGGTCTCACAAAAAATCAAAGAAGAGCAAACACTGA